The following DNA comes from Deltaproteobacteria bacterium.
ATCTTCATATCATCCCACACTGCCTTTTTAAAGTGGGGATTGCGCAAGAGAAAGGCAGGATGATAAGTGGGCATGAGCTTGGCGCCTTGGTAGTCGTGGAAGCGCCCCCTGAGGGCGGAGATCTTGTTTTCAGTCCCCAGGAGGGTCTGTGCGGCGAAGGTCCCCAGGGCACAGATGATCTTTGGCCTGATGGCCTCCAGTTGTTTGAGGAGAAAGGGGAGGCAGATTGTGATTTCATCAGGTTTGGGATTGCGGTTGTTGGGGGGGCGACATTTCAAGATGTTTGTGATGTATACCTCCTCTCTAGTGAGGTCTATGGCCTCGAGGATACGGGTGAGGAGTTCCCCTGCCCGCCCGACAAAGGGCTTCCCCTGCAGGTCTTCATCTCTTCCAGGGGCCTCGCCAACAAAGACCAATAGGGCATGGGGGTTACCTTCGCCAAAGACCAGATGGTTCCTCCCCTCATGGAGTCTGCACCTGGTGCAATCTCCCATTTCCCGTCTGATTTCGTCTAGGGTCAGCAGGTTCTTTGTTTCCCCCTGGCAGAGGAGGTTTTTGATCCCTAACTCCTTTTGATATCTTAGATGCTCCTTCAATTGGGCGATGATCTGTCCCAATTCTTGTTGGAGGTTGCCCTTCATCATGATTTTTCCCCGTTATAAACGAGCCCCTCGTTCTTTCCTCCAGCTTAGCTTATACCCCAATCCCTCCAATTCCTTGGCGATCTCCTTGGGTTTTTTGGTCTTCAACCTGAGGTTCATCAGCTTCCAGCCCTCCCTGTCCCCTTTGCAGCTGGCAACACTCATGATGTTTATCCCATGCTTCTTGATGATATTGAGGATCTCAGCCAGCTTTCCGGGTTTGTCCTTAATCTCCATGATCAATCTCACCCCTTCCTCCCTGATCCCCATGATCTCCACAAGGGCATCAAAGATGTCTGACTCGGTGATAATACCCACTAGTTTCCCTTTTTCCGTTACCGGAAGGGCCCCAATCTCAAAGGACCTCATCAGGAGGGCGGCTACCTCTATGGGGGTATCAGTGGTCACGGTATGGGGGTTGGGGGTCATGAACTCTTCGATGGTCTTGCGGGCCAAGAGATATTTTAACTCGAAGACAGAGAGGGTGGTGGCCTCGGAAGGGGCTGCCCTTAGCAGATCGGTCCTCGTCACAATCCCGACCAGTTTCCCCCCTTCCATTACCGGCAGCCTCCTGACCTTTTTTTCTTTCATGAGTTCCAAGGCGTCGAACAGGGGCGTGCTCCTCTGGACGGTTATCAGGTACCTTTTCATCCATCTGCCTACGTTCATCTCTCCCCCTTTAACTAGATAATGTTAAAGGTTATATAACCTGATGGCCTCCTCCTGCAACTTAACCTTTTGAACCTTTCCCATAGGGGTTAGGGGAAAGGATTGCACAAATTCCATGTACATCGGTACTAAAAAATGGTCAAGTCCTTTTTGACAAAAGGAGATAATCCTCTCTTTCAAGGACCTCCTTCCAGAGAAACATCCCTGGGGAGGGATCATCAGAGATAAGGATGAGGATTTTCAGGTAAGGGAGTTTGTGGGATTCAGGCCATTCCCTCTGGTTTGCAATAAAAACGCTTCAGAAACGCATATAAGGTCAACGGATATAACGCGTCTTTTCCTTCACATCCTTTCTGGGTAGGTGTTGGGGTTCACCGGCTGCCTTGCCGAGGCATACAAGAGCCAGGGGTGTTTTCTCAAGATCAATGCCAAGTATCTCTCTCATGGGCTTCTTGTCAAAGAAGGTGAACCACAGGCTGCCAAGGCCCAGGGCATGGGCCGCAAGATGTATATTCTGGGTGGCCGCAGCACAGGCATGCTGGTAGCCCACCCGGCCCTCTTCCTGGAACATGTCGGCGCCGGTCTTCTTGGGGTCTCCTATCACCGCGATGATAACAGGGGCCGATTGCAAAAAGTCGACCTGGTAGGGTTCCAGCCACTTCCAGCCGCTTTTTTCAAGCACCCACTTTCGGCACCTTTGGGCTTCGGAAAAGATCTTTCCCTTCACCTCCTTGTTGGTGACAACGATAAATTCCCAGGGCTGGCTATTGAGGGGTGAAGGTGCCCAAATAGCGGCCTCTAAAATTTTTTCAATGGTGGCCTCACTGACCGCTTCGGGCAAAAAGTTCCGGCAGCTCCGCCTTTCTCTAATAGCTGTAAAAACATCCATCTCTCTCCTCCTTTTCAATAAGTTGAATAAGTTAGCTTTAAACCCATTGTATGAACTGCTACCTTACATTTCAACTCTATATTGAGCACACCTTTTTACTGAAAGCTCAAATAGGTGGTGAAACCCCATACTTTTTCAATTTCTGCCTAAGGGTGGGGCGAGAGATGCCGAGAAGTCTGCAAGCTTTACCGTAATGCCAGTGAGTGTAATTTAATACTTTTATGATATGTTCCCTTTCCACCTCTTCAAGAGCGAGGGCAGGGAGGCCATCGCCCCCTTTTATCTCCTCCTTGCCGAGCAAGGGGGTTAAGAAATCATCGAGGATGACCTCTCCTTGGGTTATGATGGCCGCGTGGGTGAGGACATTTTCCATCTCCCTGACGTTGCCTGGCCAATCGTACTTCATCATTCTGCGAACTGCCCTCTCTTCAACTCTTTTTACGTTCGTGCAGAGTTCGCGGTTGATCTTCTTGAGGAGATACTCGATGAGCAGGGGGATGTCCGATTTGTGCTCCCTCAAGGGGGGGGGCTTTATCGTGGCCACGCTCAGCCGGTAATAGAGGTCTTCTCTAAAAATTCCCTCTTTTACCATTTGCCAGATGTCTCTATTGGTGGCAGCGATTATTCTGGCATTGGACTTCAGCGTCTTTTCCCCTCCGACACGCTCGAATTCCTTCTCTTGTAAGAACCGTAAGAGTTTTGCCTGTAGCTCGAAGGGGATTTCGCTGACCTCATCAAGAAAAATGGTGCCGTCGCATGCAAGTTCAAATTTCCCCCGTTTCGTAGATGTCGAGCCTGTAAAGGCACCTTTTTCATGCCCGAAAAGCTCGCTCTCCAGCAAAGTTCCCACGATGGCGGAGCAATTTATAGCGAGGAAGGGTTGATCTCTATGGGGGCTGTGATAGTGAATAGCCCTGGCTATCAGTTCCTTTCCTGTACCTGTCTCTCCTTCAATTAGGACGGTAATCCTATTTTCGGAAAGACGCCCTATAGTTTTGAAAAGTTCTTTCATTTCCTTGCTTTTCCCAATGATCTCTCCTTTTTCATATTCTTGCGAAGGATCTGTCGTGAGTACATCTCTCCTTCGAGAGAATCTGGATAGCTTCAACACCTTTTCAATGGCCTTTTCTAATTCCTCTACATCTATCGGTTTAGGGATATACTCATGGGCGCCGAGCTTGATCGCCTTTATGGT
Coding sequences within:
- a CDS encoding uracil-DNA glycosylase — translated: MMKGNLQQELGQIIAQLKEHLRYQKELGIKNLLCQGETKNLLTLDEIRREMGDCTRCRLHEGRNHLVFGEGNPHALLVFVGEAPGRDEDLQGKPFVGRAGELLTRILEAIDLTREEVYITNILKCRPPNNRNPKPDEITICLPFLLKQLEAIRPKIICALGTFAAQTLLGTENKISALRGRFHDYQGAKLMPTYHPAFLLRNPHFKKAVWDDMKMIREEYKKP
- a CDS encoding CBS domain-containing protein; protein product: MNVGRWMKRYLITVQRSTPLFDALELMKEKKVRRLPVMEGGKLVGIVTRTDLLRAAPSEATTLSVFELKYLLARKTIEEFMTPNPHTVTTDTPIEVAALLMRSFEIGALPVTEKGKLVGIITESDIFDALVEIMGIREEGVRLIMEIKDKPGKLAEILNIIKKHGINIMSVASCKGDREGWKLMNLRLKTKKPKEIAKELEGLGYKLSWRKERGARL
- a CDS encoding nitroreductase family protein, which produces MDVFTAIRERRSCRNFLPEAVSEATIEKILEAAIWAPSPLNSQPWEFIVVTNKEVKGKIFSEAQRCRKWVLEKSGWKWLEPYQVDFLQSAPVIIAVIGDPKKTGADMFQEEGRVGYQHACAAATQNIHLAAHALGLGSLWFTFFDKKPMREILGIDLEKTPLALVCLGKAAGEPQHLPRKDVKEKTRYIR
- a CDS encoding sigma-54-dependent Fis family transcriptional regulator, encoding MGKNRVLIIDDEPSLLESLDMYLNERGYEVKCALDASDGLEKVDSFNPEAIVLDIRLPDRDGLEVLKELKRRGKESHTITITAFHDMETTIKAIKLGAHEYIPKPIDVEELEKAIEKVLKLSRFSRRRDVLTTDPSQEYEKGEIIGKSKEMKELFKTIGRLSENRITVLIEGETGTGKELIARAIHYHSPHRDQPFLAINCSAIVGTLLESELFGHEKGAFTGSTSTKRGKFELACDGTIFLDEVSEIPFELQAKLLRFLQEKEFERVGGEKTLKSNARIIAATNRDIWQMVKEGIFREDLYYRLSVATIKPPPLREHKSDIPLLIEYLLKKINRELCTNVKRVEERAVRRMMKYDWPGNVREMENVLTHAAIITQGEVILDDFLTPLLGKEEIKGGDGLPALALEEVEREHIIKVLNYTHWHYGKACRLLGISRPTLRQKLKKYGVSPPI